From Arachis hypogaea cultivar Tifrunner chromosome 3, arahy.Tifrunner.gnm2.J5K5, whole genome shotgun sequence:
CTagccctttctttcttttgctttcattttgtttgcagctgctgctgctgttAGGGTGCTGGTGTGGTTGAAAGGGAACcgggtagggtttttagggttagggcttctctttcaaaaattagggttaggggcattttagtaatttcaaataaaaatagggatattatagtaattagaaataaattgtaatccattaataataatgtataaaaataatatttgctcatcaatttcataaattattttcaataaaatgtccccatcaaataattagaaataatatacttactTTCCAAAATAACAACAGTAATATTtgaaatattacttatctaatccaaatcatgtaaaatccctattatttcataactgccaaatttataatctaaatatagaaaataattcaataattataaaattggataataatcataactcatcttaaatccaataaatcaaaacttgccttaattacctttaataaaataatttctgaaattaagactataaataaccatatgatttgagacttgatcataataagacttttcaaaagttttgggtcttacattctacctaccttataaaaattttcgccctcgaaaattgatacaaaatgaaagaaattccataacagttcacctTTGAACCCATTTacggaagaagcaaaaatatctcaaaatataatcatatatacgattttccaatactttgattgtcataagcataaggatgtaaagctaggagtgtgattgcaaagcaaacgtttcaaggtaggctcaatgcaaaagataacatgggtcaatcatgtgatagaagggcaaggcatcaaaggctatcaaacaggatggagttaaaacgacGTACTTAacctccgcacactaatctcatatcgacctcaaagtttcaactttccaactccatcaagcactttacaatcccATACTCGATCCAAGCCTTACAACcgcaaacccgttcgcaaggaacaaaacacccacaactcataacgttgcacacctaccgcctCACCTTCCGTATACATATATCACGtcctaaagaactaacgcatcgcgtaactacgtctacaagtcgcacgtgatatcaaaacaattctcgagtctactcagaaggatacaagatcatagaaaggagagtcaaatgtcaaggatAGTACTCATAGATCTGAGGGAATATATCCAATCCCAAACAACAAGGATGATCAAGcaaatgaagtttgctagaaatgaATCAACTGACAACCTCAAAGATGACCCTTGGATCAAGGAAATTCAATAAGACCAATAAGCAGAAAAATCAGTGCATCAGTTTGAAACAATTTCGAGCTGAGCCGAAGAAGCATGAGGTTTATAGAAAAGAATATCTCAGACCCAAGACAAaactcacagaactcaagagcatgatTAAAATACTTCCGAATGCATTGTTCacaaaagaatcgaaaacttgcaaAAAAAATCACTTCGCAATTTGAAAGAGAAGTTAAACAATAAacatccttcaagagagtaacaaaagcataaacgtggctttacttcaatacaatttcatgttgaagtagattatgtagagttccaaaaacaaaatgcacacaactttggctaagagctaaaatattttctcaaatattttagaaagataattagatgcacgacttaaccaaaagcagttcataaaaactcggaagtaatcaaatgcttgttcataattctcaaaatttcatattcaaacaagcgtgtataacatttatagcaagtacaaaagaggaagttaaactctttttagaaaagaaactccgaagtaaaaatttgtttacaatttggtaaaggaaataagtggtgcgttacaaacgaatcggtttccactaaacaaggaaacttttcaaaatctcatttaaaatagcgcatgccaactttaagAACAATTTCGTCAAAATCGAATAATGGTTTCACTCTCAATCAAGTAACAGGGAATAGATTCAGTTTagaatttcttcaaagagaattcaaaacttctttaaaaattcaaaacaagactccaaaagtataGTTGAAATCACCATTTCAAAAGGATGTTCAAGGATATTAGGATGTACttgaaaaggagtcaagccatacaagaaaggatcttaaaccaaagtagttcaaacaagattcactaggcatgagtcatcaaacaagctttcaattgatccaaaagaatacaaaagtcataaggaaaagacaactcaatcattagtaatttctcaaggataaatctaTGACTAAAAAAACTTTTGTAAAGATAATGAGAGGATATGTAAatgatgcactattttgaaacgaatcaaactaactcacataagaatgagattcacaagattggaaaaaccaagatcaatggtaatgttcacaaattgtaaaaaattagttaaaaataaggTCAAGTATGATATTCATATACATGGAAGGTTTAGTAGAGAATTTAGTCCGTTCATAGGAAGAAAGCTacgagtccaacattttcaaaagaacaacagtggcataaaccatgtagtatgctaaaccagACTCAAATCAAAATGCATTAAGTGAAGTTTATCAAACAAAACTCGACTGGAATAAAAGCGAAAAATCCTTCCTTTCCAGAATTTcggaaaatatccaaatacataatcaaatgaagatgtgcattggaactatagtaaaattactagaaagtcaaattgtaatttAAGGTAAATGCAGTTCCATAAATCAGTAAAAACACAAGCGAGGTATTGGAAATAGATAGTTGCTAAGCGGTATGAGTAATCTTCAAAGTTTCATATATAGAAAAGTATACATCTAATCAATAgcaatttataaaatctcaaaattggctgtgatcactgtcaagtaagagaaaaactgaatcaacaatttctcaaagaatgaAATCAGAACCCagagttaaaagtcacagcacattaagacaagttcaaggctatatcaaagaatacttgaatcaagaaggACTCAAATAGAGAAAGGTAGATACAACAAGGATTTCAaccaagcatatgcacttaagatcaaacaagaatgcatatgaatagaagaatgaagttgaaaaatcaaGCTACTTTCCAAAAGAACAagcaacaagaacttcaagttagaaTATGAAAGAACAGACCGACTCGAacaaaattcaagacacacaactgaatagcctcgagaaaaagTTTCCAACGTTCctaaaacccgcgattcgctttactcaaaactcggatttcatctatgataacccatcagtgctttcatatacataattcactagtattaagccggccaaacttaatattaggagttatgcaatgcaagactaacagcgttaaatcaatagatcgtcatgtgcataaagctctaattctcgtcattcgacgagacctaatacatgacaaacactcagagtatgcaattgaagcatagtcagtccattcctcaggctctacaggaagaactgctctgataccataatgtaacaccctaactaccaaagctcacgcttccggctgcgcaactctgatagctcggacataacgacgacacttatactaattaatactaaaatatgagcctgtttaaaactttaaaccgcaataccgctcccaaaaatactttcgccaTACAACGTAcgtccatacataccatacaacttacagaaactcataaggagtacatccatatatatatacatacacatatataaataatattacaaatattaaccaatacaattcctatccctcttacagaatatatcaagataaaggcgagggtacaataaataataactaaggtcatacagagcatcacaacaataactaaataaattcttcgtaacttctgcgcccatatcctgaaaggggaaaaatgtaaggggtgagaacatcatcctcgaaagggttctcagtagagggtttttgggaattactgtaataggatacatgaagataaaccgtaccagtgattaataaccatcttatgcctcttttcaaaaacaacagtttacaataaaagtaaagtcagaaatcttttctgaaagaagaaccgttcaactctcaaaacatcaaagcctttcaaaaaggtttatctatactgaaccaaaatagcctttcatatcttattccaaaccaaaaccacaaaaccgaaatcaactatcggtccatctcattcaaccacggccctaggcccaaacaatccaaccacaaccaatccactacaatccaacagagttccagatgcaaacacaagtaagaagatgcaaacacaaacagttattgcaagtagaacaattagcagttaatcacataggcaaaccaagtacaatatgcatacccaaacaatgtcacatagatgcatatgatgcatgcctgtccctagtggctgatgatatcatctgtcggttatagagccaacccgacaagtcctggtagctaaccattggactgtccctctgtcgcgcatccccaactcgagttatactcatcataaacttgatcataaacatgatccatatccatcaccctcactggtgaatattttgggggcgagctcatccgggactttcacagtgcccggccacacttacgacatagggtcaacagagtatcaagtctcaacctggagcacgtggtggctagccactgctactacccagggaaatcctcatctccgatagtggaagtgcaaacatcacaacttatcaatatctcagcataaatgctttcattctcaatcatggatcaatatccatctcagccatccggctcacggttcaatccagaaccagccaatattaataatcacacacagccattccggctcacggttcaatccagaaccagccaatattcatatcattcaaagccattccggctcacaacaaaacagcacttccacattcaaaatcatcaaattatgaaatcggcatttaagccataagtcattttctcaattcatttcactttgaaatcaagtttcaactcttttcagccttggctttagaaatctcgtttctcaaatcatctcaggctcataagccaaatttactcaaagtgagttccctttttaaaacagagccactctcggcattctctttccaaacttccaaaccatggcaagttaaggatttatttcaaagcattTAAAATCACCCATctaacaatgggattttataacaaaagtttctcggcagagtcccaagtctttagggaaggtcaacctatatcaattccttaaaattcattgaaactcttaaaatcatagattctcggttcaagtaaataaaactgaatttactataaaaccggccatacaaaatcacaagttccaacccggtccaaaaatcaactcatttgaaacgaaaccggttcatttgaatcaaaccactttcaggtttctttttggaacccatttttctaactcttccaaaatgcctcaaacttgattaatcaatcaaaagtctagattcctttgaaatcactaaaaactcctttttatataaaaatcaatattaaagcatcattctttccttcagtgattcaaacggtaaaaatagttcagttctaaataagccgaactcaacgtataaggttcattaaataaattaagcttgaaaacataaatctcctcttaataaatcaaataatacaatttctcaaatctgACCCTttgtaaataacttttcaaacaagactaggattttgcagaaatttcggcagcacctcccctaaaacttggacttttgccacccggttcgggtcccaactaaaccgtttctcattccttttcaacagctcaaaaccagaaattaattcaaaagcaagctaagtCTAACAATTGCCTCAGTAGCGTATCTCAAGGATACCATTTCAAAATCTACTCAATATCAATCgatataactcatttccaaaattttaaagaaacagttcaataacaaatcatttgtccaaaaccaaatcaattaaaataaaccaggctgaattcaaaagtgcattcgacttttcacatcattgaaataattgactcaattcaaaccaatcctcaatggtttaaactcaaatttcaaatctttaaagaatcaacttcaaaacattatatttcacaaatccgcacaacaactcagccaaaccaacatccataatcattcaagtcaatcaaataatacataaggcagatacaatcaccaaatacacaatatctcacatcagtatccatatgtaataattccaatacacaaaacatagtttttggaaagcgcccctacctcaaaacgcaattccataactcAAACGCGCCACAAGAAGTCTCTATCAACCTGAAGTTACCGGCAGCTCACATCACAGCTTTGTTCACTTTCACGGCAGCAATTACAACCCTTACGCGCAACATGTGGCTCCGATAGCTTAATCCTAGAAAATATTATTATTGCGAAACCTTAAAACACATCATGGGATATGAACTGGCAAGGCCTCGAGGCAGAGGTACTTACGGTAACTAAAGAATACTGACCGAACCAAAGAACACAAGCCTCAGCGATGGTTCCATTAGTAGTTCCAACAACAGATGAAGCAGTCCCCAAAACGAATACTACTTGTAACATAAATCTCCAAACAGAGCCAGCAACCATCTCCAGTAAAGGCAGCGACAATGCAACTTACTAGAACCATTTTATTCAATACAACTAGTGTCAGCAACAATGCTTCTAGGTAGGAATGAATtgatggaacaagagagaatcgGAAACAGGGTAAGGCTTACCCAACAGCAGCGATTCCAAATGGAGCCAGGGCAAGATCAGAGCAACACTAACTCCACAGTGGCAGTGGCGCCTGGTCAGAATCCAAAACCCAGGAGTAGAGGCAGAAAGGCATCTCCTTTCCCTGATTCACGCGGCACTGTTCTTCGTGGTGCTCAATCGGCGATGGCATGAGCTCCGGCGGCAGTGGACTATGGAGAGGTCAACAGCGGCGAGGCAAGGCGCGGTGGTGACGCAGCTGGCGGTGGCTCTAACAGCGGCGACAGCAGCAACGTCCTCCACCCCCGCGCGGGCGCCCTCTGATCGTGGATCTCCGAGAACAACGATGACGGCGCGGCCATACAGAACGGCGACAGGGACTTCTCCTCCTCGCGACGGCGACGGGTCGGGACGGGCAGATCTGCGGGGATGAGTCAGACCCGCGCCTCCTCTTTCCGCGACTAAGCTCCCTCACTCCCGTTCTTCCTTTGGTGTGCCATGGCGGCGGCGGCTGGCAACTCGGCGGCGACGGCAATGCCCACCGTTGCTAGCCATGCCTCTCTTCCTCCCCTGCCTCCCTCTGCTTTCCCCCCCGTTTCTTTCTagccctttctttcttttgctttcattTTGTTTGCAGTTGCTGCTGCTGTTAGGGTGCTGGTGTGGTTGAAAGGGAACcgggtagggtttttagggttagggcttctctttcaaaaattagggttaggggcattttagtaatttcaaataaaaatagggatattatagtaattagaaataaattttaatccattaataataatgtataaaaataatatttgctcatcaatttcataaattattttcaataaaatgtccccaccaaataattagaaataatatacttactTTCCAAAATAACAACAGTAATATTtgaaatattacttatctaatccaaatcatgtaaaatccctattatttcataactgccaaatttataatctaaatatagaaaataattcaataattataaaattggataataatcataactcatcttaaatccaataaatcaaaacttgccttaattacctttaataaaataatttctgaaattaaggctataaataaccatatgatttgagacttgatcataataagacttttcaaaagttttgggtcttacaagatcgacctacagtttcaggtaatcctcggaaCAGCGACCctcctcttcaggtcaggctatcctacctcttctcaaagagttcggccaaattacCAAGAAAGCCCAAATAAAGGGCccgaatagaggaacacgacccaaatccaaaggcagcccaagcctatagagataagggcggttcctttgaagataagctgacctcacccaaagataagataagataagataagataactaacttatcttatctaaaacgGTCACTCCACAcctctataaatacactagagcacccaggtataacttctactaaaaacttatttaatatccttgctaacttaagcatcgtagtcccttgcaggtaccaccacccttcggtgaccaaggatcagcagcattggcAGTCCAACAAGTTGGACGCGGCAGCTCCGGCCACTTCCTACACGCCGGACACGTCGTCTTCGACCATCACAGAAGGTCtcaaccgagatcgacctacagtttcaggtaaccctcggaacagaatcCAAACAGGAGAATTGCACCGAATAGCTCAATCAGGCTCAAAGTGAGGAAcacatacaaataaaaaattacactactttggataatgaaagggttgagcttcattctgaacttcaagaaCTTTTAGCATCTTTTGTTCCATCCATTCGAAACTTTTGTTATGACAATAACTTCATATatgcttttatatatatttatgttccTACTCTTAATCCTACATACATTGATATTGTTTCAATATTTCCCATTTATCGATTTAATCACGTTTCTAGAATCAATATCCTTAATTCAATATGCATTTCCAGAATATAAATCAATCACTTGAAAAGGTCCTTCCCAAGTATGAGACCATTTGTCAAGAAACCTAGACTTCTTTTCCATCGGCAACACAACTTTTAAAACCAATTCTCCTATACTGAAACATTTGTCCTTTATTCGACGATTATAATTTCGAGCAACACTTTCTTTTTGTCGAATCATGTTTTTGAGTGCCAAAATGCATTCTGAGTCTAAATCATTCAACTCGTCATACattgcattccaataatcatcaacTGGCAAATCATCTTGGCTCAATATTCTTAACATATGGAGATTAATCTCTAATGGCAAAACTGCGTCATGCCCATACACCAATTTATAAGGAGAGGTACCTATTGACCTTCTTGGTGAATTTTGATAGGCCCACAATACTTGACTCAAAGTTTCATGCCAAGTTTGAGGTCTACTCCCAATTTGTTTTTTAAtcaaattgattaaaattttgtttgctgcttcgacttgcccattggcttgtgcaTAATAAGGGTTTGAAGTGACCATATTAATGTTTCTCGAGGCTGCAAAATTCTTAATTCGTTAACCAGTGAACATAGTCCCTTGGTCAGTACTTAACGTTTGAGGATTCCAAATCGATGAATTATGTATTTCTCGATAAAGTCTATTACTTCATTCTGCCCATCCTCTATGAGAAGAACAACTTCAACCCACTTCGTGAAAAAATCTATTGCCACCaaaataaatttatgatttttcgaCAAAGGAGGGTGTATCAATCCGATTAAATCCAAAGCCCATCCTCAAAAAGGCCATGGCTTAATGATCGAATACAACTCAAACGCTGGGATCTGTTGTACTATCCCATGGCATTGACATTCTAGACACGCCTTTGCATAATCGATGCAGTCTTTGATCATAGGAGGTAAATAAACATGATTTTAACGTAATACCCATTTCATTTTTATCCCAGCTTGATGGGTCCCACATATACCTCTATGAACTTCCCTTAAAGCAATATCCTTATCAGCTTGACCTAAACATCTCGAAAGGCTTCCATCAATTCCTTTCTTATATAATTCGTCAGCCATCAATACAAAGTTCATCGCCTTCAATTTTATCTTCCTATCAACTCGAACATTGGGGTCTTTTAAATAATAGGCAATGGGTTTCCTTCAGTCGTCATCTTCCCATTCATCCAGACACAAAGCCTCTCTCTCATCGATAGGCACTAAAATCTGAAGAATTTCTGCCAGATTTCTTAGTGTCTCTGGGAATATCTTATATCTCGAAGCGATTTGAGCCAACTCATTCGaaatttcattttgaattctcgGAATATGAACTAATGAGACTTTCCAAAAAG
This genomic window contains:
- the LOC112780149 gene encoding uncharacterized protein, producing the protein MNFVLMADELYKKGIDGSLSRCLGQADKDIALREVHRVLPLEINLHMLRILSQDDLPVDDYWNAMYDELNDLDSECILALKNMIRQKESVARNYNRRIKDKCFSIGELVLKVVLPMEKKSRFLDKWSHTWEGPFQVIDLYSGNAY